The Rhodobacter sp. CZR27 genome includes a window with the following:
- a CDS encoding L,D-transpeptidase, giving the protein MSDLVVTRWGAQFMGRAFACAIGRGGITGAKREGDGATPRGTHRIAGLLYRPDRVAASQLPDWAQAFGPSDLWSDDPRDPDYNQMVRAPHAFSHERLMRADPLYDVILLTDWNWPEAIPGRGSAIFLHSWRRPRHPTAGCVAFARRDLLWIANRITPQTRLVVK; this is encoded by the coding sequence ATGAGCGATCTGGTCGTCACCCGCTGGGGAGCGCAGTTCATGGGCAGGGCGTTTGCCTGCGCCATCGGGCGGGGCGGCATCACCGGCGCAAAGCGCGAGGGCGACGGTGCCACGCCGCGGGGCACGCATCGCATCGCGGGGCTGCTCTACCGCCCCGACCGCGTCGCGGCATCGCAGTTGCCGGACTGGGCGCAGGCCTTTGGCCCCTCCGACCTCTGGTCGGACGATCCGCGCGACCCGGACTACAACCAGATGGTCCGCGCTCCGCACGCCTTCAGCCACGAGCGGCTGATGCGGGCCGACCCGCTTTATGACGTGATCCTGCTCACCGACTGGAACTGGCCCGAGGCCATCCCCGGCCGCGGCTCGGCGATCTTCCTGCACAGCTGGCGGCGGCCCCGCCATCCCACGGCGGGCTGCGTGGCCTTCGCGCGCCGCGACCTTCTGTGGATCGCGAACCGGATCACGCCGCAGACCCGGCTGGTCGTGAAATAG
- a CDS encoding YggS family pyridoxal phosphate-dependent enzyme gives MLEDILSRIARAEQAAGREPGSVELIAVSKVQPLDRVVAVLEQGHRIFGENYVQEATAKWPDLRHRFGHVSVHMIGPLQTNKAKAAVGLFNAIHTLDRPSLAERLARLAQERGSSPELFVQVNTGEEPQKAGVLPADADAFIAACRGMDLPVRGLMCIPPEDQDSAPHFAMLADIAARNGLGGLSMGMSGDFEAAIAAGATHVRVGSAIFGARDYSR, from the coding sequence ATGCTTGAGGACATCCTGTCGCGCATTGCCCGCGCCGAACAGGCCGCGGGCCGCGAACCGGGATCCGTCGAGCTGATCGCCGTGTCGAAGGTGCAGCCGCTGGACCGCGTGGTGGCCGTGCTCGAGCAGGGCCACCGGATCTTCGGCGAGAACTACGTGCAGGAGGCCACGGCAAAGTGGCCGGACCTGCGCCACCGCTTCGGCCATGTCTCGGTCCACATGATCGGCCCGCTGCAGACCAACAAGGCGAAGGCGGCGGTGGGCCTCTTCAACGCGATCCACACGCTCGACCGGCCCTCGCTTGCCGAGCGCCTGGCGCGGCTGGCGCAGGAGCGCGGCTCCTCACCCGAGCTGTTCGTGCAGGTGAACACCGGGGAAGAACCGCAGAAGGCGGGCGTGCTGCCGGCTGACGCCGACGCCTTCATCGCTGCCTGCCGCGGGATGGACCTGCCGGTCCGCGGCCTGATGTGCATCCCGCCCGAGGATCAGGACAGCGCGCCGCATTTCGCGATGCTGGCCGACATTGCGGCGCGGAACGGCCTCGGCGGCTTGTCCATGGGGATGAGCGGCGATTTCGAGGCCGCCATCGCCGCCGGCGCGACCCATGTGCGGGTAGGCTCCGCCATCTTTGGCGCGCGGGACTATTCCCGATAG
- a CDS encoding tetratricopeptide repeat-containing sulfotransferase family protein: MLPLNPAHLSHLLSEAVRLHEAGRLAEAEERYRSMLAVAPDMAAAAFHLGRLLATRKSPEALDWLGRAARTRPQEAAVWQAWAAAAQLLGDEAARDAVLAAARGKKLAPALLSQIEARLSGATPAPVAQPRIGRAPGPEVKALLDDVRAGRMAAAERRALAILKAAPDSALAADVLGSARMALGRPDQALEAFRRSTTLEPGWGEGHLHLGQALMRLGRPAEALEPLARAAALSRTPARALVMLALAQARLGRQPQALAALKRAVEAEPRNAEAQFQLGVLHTDLRNFPEAEAALRASEAAGNRSAELQLRLGQVLLLQGDEAGAEACYEKGLSREPDHAMLLSRKGLLLQGRGAFAEAEALLRRAIALSPGTGEFYRLLSASLKMTADDPLLAEMQRRFDDSTTAEADRMHLGFALAKAMEDLKRHDRVFTYLRPANELMRKAHPYDIATRRAEVDGILRAFADFAPRPAEGRSDFASVFVTGMPRSGTTLVEQIIASHSRMTGGGEVGVAAREVQKVVLDAQGRHRAWGDIAPDEVAAMGQRYEATLRRRFPDAVQVTDKSIQTHAWMGFIAEALPKAKFVVVRRDPRDTALSIYRNVFAENTHLYAYDLHDLGLYFRMFEELIDFWRAKMPGGFHEVQYEELVANPEAESRRLIAACGLDWEDACLNFHENKRRVETLSLYQVRQPIYATSTKAWERHREDLAGFIAALEGQHA, encoded by the coding sequence ATGTTGCCCCTGAACCCCGCCCATCTCTCTCACCTGCTGTCCGAAGCCGTGCGGCTGCACGAAGCGGGCCGGCTGGCGGAGGCCGAGGAGCGCTATCGCTCGATGCTGGCCGTCGCGCCCGACATGGCGGCAGCCGCCTTCCACCTCGGCCGGCTGCTCGCGACCCGCAAGTCGCCCGAGGCGCTGGACTGGCTTGGCCGCGCGGCCCGCACCCGCCCGCAGGAGGCAGCAGTCTGGCAGGCATGGGCGGCCGCGGCACAGCTTCTGGGCGACGAGGCCGCCCGCGACGCGGTGCTTGCCGCAGCCCGCGGGAAGAAGCTGGCTCCGGCCCTGCTCTCGCAGATCGAGGCCCGCCTGTCGGGCGCAACGCCCGCACCCGTGGCGCAGCCTCGCATCGGGCGCGCGCCCGGGCCCGAGGTGAAGGCGCTTCTGGACGATGTCCGCGCCGGCCGGATGGCGGCCGCGGAACGGCGCGCGCTCGCGATCCTGAAGGCCGCGCCCGACAGCGCGCTGGCCGCCGATGTCCTCGGCAGCGCACGGATGGCGCTCGGCCGGCCCGATCAGGCACTGGAGGCGTTCCGCCGCAGCACCACGCTCGAACCGGGCTGGGGCGAGGGCCACCTGCATCTCGGCCAGGCGCTGATGCGGCTCGGCCGGCCAGCCGAGGCGCTGGAGCCGCTGGCCCGTGCCGCCGCGCTGTCCCGGACCCCGGCGCGGGCGCTGGTGATGCTCGCGCTGGCGCAGGCCCGGCTCGGACGGCAGCCGCAGGCGCTGGCCGCGCTGAAGCGCGCCGTGGAAGCCGAGCCGCGCAACGCCGAGGCGCAGTTCCAGCTCGGCGTCCTCCACACCGACCTGCGCAACTTCCCCGAGGCCGAGGCCGCCCTGCGCGCCTCGGAAGCGGCCGGCAACCGCAGCGCCGAACTGCAACTGCGGCTGGGTCAGGTCCTGCTGCTGCAGGGCGACGAGGCGGGGGCCGAAGCCTGCTACGAGAAGGGTCTGTCGCGCGAACCCGATCACGCGATGCTTCTGTCGCGCAAGGGGCTGCTGCTGCAGGGCCGCGGCGCCTTCGCCGAGGCCGAAGCGCTGCTGCGCCGTGCCATCGCCCTTTCGCCGGGCACGGGCGAGTTCTACCGGCTGCTCTCGGCCAGCCTGAAGATGACGGCCGACGACCCGCTTCTGGCCGAGATGCAGCGCCGATTCGACGACTCCACCACCGCCGAGGCCGACCGGATGCACCTCGGCTTCGCCCTTGCCAAGGCGATGGAGGACCTGAAGCGGCACGACCGCGTCTTCACCTACCTGCGCCCCGCGAACGAGCTGATGCGGAAGGCGCATCCCTACGACATCGCCACCCGCCGCGCCGAGGTCGACGGCATCCTGCGCGCCTTCGCCGATTTCGCCCCGCGGCCGGCCGAGGGCCGATCCGACTTCGCCTCGGTCTTCGTGACCGGCATGCCGCGCTCGGGGACGACGCTGGTCGAGCAGATCATCGCCAGCCACAGCCGCATGACCGGCGGTGGCGAGGTGGGCGTCGCCGCGCGCGAGGTGCAGAAGGTGGTCCTCGACGCGCAGGGCCGTCACCGGGCCTGGGGCGATATCGCGCCGGATGAGGTGGCCGCCATGGGCCAACGCTACGAGGCCACGCTGCGCCGGCGCTTCCCGGATGCGGTGCAGGTCACCGACAAGTCGATCCAGACCCATGCCTGGATGGGCTTCATCGCCGAGGCGCTGCCGAAGGCGAAGTTCGTCGTCGTCCGCCGCGATCCCCGCGACACGGCGCTGTCGATCTACCGCAACGTCTTCGCCGAGAACACGCATCTCTACGCCTACGACCTGCACGACCTCGGGCTCTATTTCCGCATGTTCGAGGAACTGATCGACTTCTGGCGCGCCAAGATGCCGGGCGGCTTCCACGAAGTCCAATACGAGGAGCTGGTGGCCAACCCCGAGGCGGAATCGCGCCGGCTGATCGCCGCCTGCGGCCTCGACTGGGAGGACGCCTGCCTGAACTTCCACGAGAACAAGCGCCGCGTCGAGACGTTGAGCCTCTATCAGGTGCGCCAGCCGATCTACGCCACCTCGACAAAGGCGTGGGAGCGGCACCGCGAGGATCTGGCCGGGTTCATCGCGGCACTGGAGGGGCAGCATGCTTGA
- a CDS encoding porin, whose translation MKQILLATTALVMTAGVAAAEITFSGTAEMGIVGSGEDMAVIGRGQSNVGGTEFHNDFNLIVTATGETDMGLSFGVSTEISKDEGEANGNFSADNTAAFISGAYGTLTMGEIDGAMDWAITENIGNPGSIGDDETTHLGYLGAFGDASYDNQIARYEYNFGDFGVAISAELSDGAFVSDDPEVGVNNEIVGDSGENYAVGGKYSGDFGGFGLGFGLAYQTFDDGAITFVEDVQGIGEADVDILAVSATADFNNGFKAGIEYSDWSAENDAGQDLDFAHMAISGGFVTGAFEIGANYGVFDFDTEGAADKIEGYGIAAAYDLGGGLKVHGGYGDSDVDGIEGDWETYSVGVSMSF comes from the coding sequence ATGAAACAGATTCTTCTTGCGACCACCGCCCTGGTCATGACCGCCGGTGTGGCCGCGGCCGAAATCACCTTCAGCGGCACCGCCGAAATGGGCATCGTCGGCAGCGGCGAGGACATGGCTGTGATCGGCCGTGGCCAGTCGAACGTCGGCGGCACCGAATTCCACAACGACTTCAACCTGATCGTGACCGCCACCGGCGAGACCGACATGGGCCTGTCGTTCGGCGTCAGCACCGAGATCTCGAAGGACGAAGGCGAAGCCAACGGCAACTTCTCGGCCGACAACACCGCCGCCTTCATCTCGGGCGCCTACGGCACCCTGACCATGGGTGAAATCGACGGCGCCATGGACTGGGCGATCACCGAGAACATCGGCAACCCGGGCTCGATCGGCGACGACGAAACCACCCACCTCGGCTACCTCGGCGCGTTCGGCGACGCTTCGTACGACAACCAGATCGCCCGCTACGAGTACAACTTCGGCGACTTCGGCGTCGCGATCTCGGCGGAACTGTCGGACGGCGCGTTCGTTTCGGATGATCCGGAAGTTGGCGTCAACAACGAAATCGTTGGCGACAGCGGCGAGAACTACGCCGTCGGTGGTAAGTACAGCGGTGACTTCGGCGGCTTCGGCCTCGGCTTCGGCCTCGCCTACCAGACCTTCGACGATGGCGCGATCACCTTCGTGGAAGACGTGCAGGGCATCGGCGAAGCCGACGTCGACATCCTCGCGGTCAGCGCCACTGCCGACTTCAACAACGGCTTCAAGGCCGGCATCGAGTACTCGGACTGGTCGGCTGAGAACGACGCGGGCCAAGACCTCGACTTCGCCCACATGGCGATCTCGGGTGGCTTCGTGACCGGCGCGTTCGAAATCGGCGCCAACTACGGCGTGTTCGACTTCGACACCGAAGGCGCGGCTGACAAGATCGAAGGCTACGGCATCGCTGCGGCCTACGACCTCGGCGGCGGCCTGAAAGTCCACGGCGGCTACGGCGACTCCGACGTCGACGGCATCGAAGGCGACTGGGAAACCTACTCGGTCGGCGTCTCGATGTCGTTCTGA
- a CDS encoding DUF3576 domain-containing protein, with amino-acid sequence MSFHRLARAALPVGLALSLSACGGSVGAPGNESMRDAAERQAAAGAAQREAEFAERNPASTGSSVWDLFGAKDDPNTTVEVNKYIWNASLEVLNFLPIQSVDPFTGVISTGYGVPPGGGRAYRATVYVQDPALDARSLKVALQTQGGGPVSAETQRAVEDAILNRARQLRLRDSSL; translated from the coding sequence ATGAGCTTCCATCGCCTCGCGCGCGCCGCCCTTCCGGTCGGACTCGCGCTTTCGCTCTCGGCCTGTGGCGGCTCGGTCGGCGCGCCCGGCAACGAGTCGATGCGCGACGCGGCGGAACGCCAGGCGGCGGCAGGCGCGGCCCAGCGCGAGGCCGAGTTCGCGGAGCGCAATCCCGCCTCCACCGGTTCCTCGGTCTGGGACCTGTTCGGCGCGAAGGACGATCCCAACACCACCGTCGAGGTGAACAAGTATATCTGGAACGCCTCTCTGGAAGTGCTGAACTTCCTGCCGATCCAGTCGGTGGACCCGTTCACCGGCGTGATCTCGACCGGCTACGGCGTGCCGCCGGGCGGCGGGCGGGCCTATCGCGCGACCGTCTACGTGCAGGACCCGGCCCTTGACGCGCGCTCGCTGAAGGTGGCGCTGCAGACGCAGGGCGGCGGGCCGGTCTCGGCCGAGACCCAGCGCGCGGTCGAGGATGCGATCCTGAACCGGGCCCGGCAGCTGCGGCTGCGCGACTCGAGCCTCTGA
- the leuS gene encoding leucine--tRNA ligase, with amino-acid sequence MSRYDPAATESRWQAAWDEAGVFKARHDPSRPKYYVLEMFPYPSGRIHMGHVRNYTMGDVVARQKAAAGYSVLHPMGWDAFGMPAENAAMERGGHPKDWTYGNIADMRAQMKPLGLSIDWSREFATCDPEYYGQQQAMFIDMMEAGLIYRRNAVVNWDPVDMTVLANEQVIDGKGWRSGAPVERRELTQWFFRISDYAGELLEALDTLKDWPEKVRLMQANWIGKSRGLQFAFSTVGAPEGFDRLEVYTTRPDTLMGASFAAISPDHPLARHLERHNPEVAEFVAECRRVGTSEEALEKAEKKGLDTGIRVRHPFDTAWELPVYIANFILMDYGTGAIFGCPAHDQRDFEFASKYGLPIPPVFVAEGTEEAPLAEAFVPMKSERVRYVRGFAGAEVQTGDEGVAAAIEFCESQGVGRGVTNYRLRDWGISRQRYWGCPIPVIHCETCGVVPEAKENLPVRLPDDVTFDVPGNPLDRHPTWRDCTCPKCGAKARRETDTMDTFVDSSWYYARFTAPHAATPTDAEEADYWMNVDQYIGGIEHAILHLLYSRFFARAMQKTGHLPAKAIEPFNALFTQGMVTHEIYMTRDAAGRPVYHLPEDVTEGKLADGTPVEIIPSAKMSKSKKNVVDPMNIIAQFGADTARWFVMSDSPPERDVEWTASGAEAAFKHLGRVWRLADEISRADAAANAEDAALDKATAKAIAEVTQGIEGFAFNKAIAKLYEFTNTLSRSAAGAEAKKRAMRIMAQLMSPMVPHLAEEVWAMLGGEGLVARAPWPKADPALLVDDTVTLPIQVNGKRRAEITVPKDMAASEVEKLVLADEAVQRALSGGAPKKLIVVPGRIVNVVI; translated from the coding sequence ATGTCCCGCTACGATCCCGCAGCAACCGAAAGCCGTTGGCAGGCCGCCTGGGACGAGGCGGGCGTCTTCAAGGCGCGGCACGACCCCTCGCGGCCGAAATACTACGTGCTCGAGATGTTCCCCTACCCCTCGGGGCGCATCCACATGGGGCACGTGCGCAACTACACGATGGGCGACGTGGTGGCGCGGCAGAAGGCCGCCGCCGGCTATTCCGTCCTGCATCCGATGGGCTGGGACGCCTTCGGGATGCCCGCCGAGAACGCCGCGATGGAGCGGGGCGGCCACCCGAAGGACTGGACCTACGGAAACATCGCCGACATGCGTGCGCAGATGAAGCCGCTGGGCCTGTCCATCGACTGGAGCCGCGAGTTCGCGACCTGCGACCCGGAATACTACGGCCAGCAGCAGGCCATGTTCATCGACATGATGGAGGCGGGCCTGATCTACCGCAGGAACGCGGTGGTGAACTGGGACCCCGTGGACATGACGGTGCTTGCGAACGAGCAGGTGATCGACGGCAAGGGCTGGCGCTCGGGTGCGCCGGTCGAGCGGCGGGAGCTGACGCAGTGGTTCTTCCGGATCTCGGACTATGCCGGGGAACTGCTGGAGGCGCTGGACACGCTGAAGGACTGGCCCGAGAAGGTGCGGCTGATGCAGGCCAACTGGATCGGCAAGTCGCGCGGTCTGCAATTCGCCTTCTCGACCGTCGGCGCGCCCGAGGGATTCGACCGGCTGGAGGTCTATACGACGCGGCCCGACACGCTGATGGGCGCATCCTTCGCGGCGATCTCGCCGGATCATCCGCTGGCCAGGCATCTGGAGCGGCACAACCCGGAGGTGGCCGAGTTCGTGGCCGAGTGCCGGCGCGTCGGCACCTCGGAGGAGGCGCTGGAGAAGGCGGAGAAGAAGGGCCTCGATACCGGCATCCGTGTGCGCCATCCCTTTGACACGGCGTGGGAACTGCCGGTCTACATCGCGAACTTCATCCTGATGGATTATGGCACCGGGGCGATCTTCGGCTGCCCGGCGCATGACCAGCGCGACTTCGAGTTCGCCTCGAAATACGGCCTGCCGATCCCGCCGGTCTTCGTCGCCGAGGGTACCGAGGAGGCGCCGCTGGCGGAAGCCTTCGTGCCGATGAAGTCCGAACGCGTGCGCTATGTCCGCGGCTTTGCGGGTGCCGAGGTGCAGACCGGCGACGAGGGTGTCGCCGCTGCCATCGAGTTCTGCGAATCGCAGGGCGTGGGCCGGGGCGTGACCAACTACCGCCTGCGCGACTGGGGCATCAGCCGCCAGCGCTACTGGGGCTGCCCGATCCCGGTGATCCATTGCGAGACCTGCGGCGTGGTCCCGGAAGCCAAGGAGAACCTGCCCGTCCGCCTGCCGGACGACGTGACCTTCGACGTGCCGGGCAACCCGCTCGACCGCCATCCGACGTGGCGCGACTGCACCTGCCCGAAATGCGGCGCGAAGGCCCGGCGCGAGACCGACACGATGGACACGTTCGTGGACTCGTCGTGGTATTACGCCCGCTTCACGGCGCCTCATGCGGCGACGCCGACCGATGCCGAGGAAGCCGACTACTGGATGAACGTCGACCAGTATATCGGTGGCATCGAGCATGCGATCCTGCACCTGCTCTATTCCCGCTTCTTCGCGCGGGCGATGCAGAAGACCGGCCACCTGCCCGCCAAGGCGATCGAGCCGTTCAACGCGCTGTTCACGCAAGGGATGGTGACGCACGAGATCTACATGACCCGCGACGCGGCGGGCCGCCCGGTCTATCACCTGCCCGAGGACGTGACCGAGGGGAAACTGGCGGACGGCACTCCGGTCGAGATCATCCCCTCGGCCAAGATGTCGAAATCGAAGAAGAACGTCGTCGATCCGATGAACATCATCGCCCAGTTCGGTGCCGACACGGCGCGCTGGTTCGTGATGTCGGACAGCCCGCCCGAGCGCGACGTCGAATGGACGGCCTCGGGCGCCGAGGCGGCGTTCAAGCATCTGGGCCGCGTCTGGCGGCTGGCCGACGAGATCAGCCGCGCCGACGCTGCCGCCAATGCCGAGGATGCGGCGCTGGACAAGGCCACCGCCAAGGCCATTGCCGAGGTCACGCAGGGGATCGAGGGCTTTGCCTTCAACAAGGCCATCGCCAAGCTTTACGAATTCACCAACACGCTCTCGCGCTCGGCTGCGGGGGCTGAGGCGAAGAAGCGCGCGATGCGCATCATGGCGCAGCTGATGTCGCCGATGGTGCCGCATCTGGCCGAGGAGGTCTGGGCCATGCTCGGCGGCGAGGGGCTGGTGGCCCGGGCGCCCTGGCCCAAGGCCGACCCTGCGCTTCTGGTCGATGATACGGTGACCCTTCCGATCCAGGTGAACGGCAAGCGCCGGGCCGAGATCACGGTGCCGAAGGACATGGCCGCATCCGAGGTTGAAAAGCTGGTGCTGGCAGACGAAGCTGTGCAGCGCGCGCTGTCGGGCGGTGCGCCGAAGAAGCTGATCGTCGTGCCGGGCCGCATCGTCAATGTCGTCATCTGA
- the lptE gene encoding LPS assembly lipoprotein LptE, translating to MSSSDRRAFLLATLALAGCGFRPAYAPGGPAETLQGAIRVDDPTDKNGFDLVERLEERLGRPEAPRFDLHYRISTDIDSVGITSDNSITRYNLSGRIDFTVEDRTTGKTVDSGTVTNFTSWSATGSTVAALVAEQDASYRLMRILADQIVTQLIATSGRWLG from the coding sequence ATGTCGTCATCTGACCGCCGCGCCTTCCTTCTTGCCACGCTGGCCCTTGCCGGCTGCGGCTTCCGTCCGGCCTATGCGCCGGGCGGCCCGGCCGAGACGCTGCAGGGCGCGATCCGGGTGGACGACCCGACCGACAAGAACGGCTTCGACCTGGTGGAGCGGCTGGAGGAGCGTCTCGGCCGCCCCGAGGCGCCGCGCTTCGACCTGCACTACCGGATCAGCACCGACATCGACAGCGTCGGCATCACCTCCGACAACTCGATCACCCGCTACAACCTGAGCGGCCGGATCGACTTCACCGTCGAGGACCGCACGACGGGCAAGACGGTGGACAGCGGCACCGTCACGAACTTCACCTCGTGGTCGGCGACAGGCTCCACCGTCGCGGCACTGGTCGCCGAACAGGACGCCTCCTACCGGCTGATGCGGATCCTCGCCGACCAGATCGTGACCCAGCTCATCGCCACGTCGGGGCGCTGGCTCGGATGA
- the holA gene encoding DNA polymerase III subunit delta: MILKGAEAARYLARPDPSRAGLLIFGQDAMRVALKRQEAIAALIGPEGAAEMRLSRLPAAELRRDPAALLDAMTAKGFFAGPRAVLVDEAGDGLAELVGHALKAWRPGDAQLVVTAGGLTGKSALKKLFEAHPNAVCIGLYDDPPTRDEIEAMLRQAGLGALEPAATAALSALSREIDPGDLRQTVEKLALYKLGDPAPLSAAEVAALAPASIEAGVDDLLHAVAEGRRAEVAPLLRRLEAQGVNAVTLCIGALRHFRNLHRIATGAEAGRPTYNPRREQMQRQSQRWGVQRLEEALRLLVETDLTLRSTSRAPAMAVMERALIRLCNHR; this comes from the coding sequence ATGATCCTGAAGGGCGCCGAGGCCGCGCGCTATCTGGCCCGGCCCGATCCGTCCCGCGCCGGCCTTCTGATCTTCGGGCAGGATGCGATGCGGGTCGCGCTCAAGCGTCAGGAGGCGATCGCCGCGCTGATCGGTCCCGAAGGCGCGGCCGAGATGCGGCTGTCACGCCTTCCCGCCGCCGAGTTGCGGCGCGATCCGGCCGCGCTTTTGGACGCCATGACGGCGAAAGGCTTTTTCGCGGGGCCGCGTGCCGTTCTGGTGGACGAGGCCGGCGACGGTCTGGCGGAGCTTGTGGGCCACGCCCTGAAGGCTTGGCGGCCGGGCGATGCGCAGCTTGTGGTGACCGCGGGCGGCCTGACGGGCAAGTCCGCGCTGAAGAAGCTGTTCGAAGCGCATCCCAACGCAGTCTGCATCGGCCTCTATGACGACCCGCCCACCCGCGACGAGATCGAGGCGATGCTGCGACAGGCGGGCCTCGGTGCGCTGGAGCCTGCGGCAACCGCGGCACTCTCGGCGTTGTCGCGCGAGATCGATCCCGGCGACCTGCGCCAGACCGTCGAGAAGCTTGCGCTCTACAAGCTGGGCGATCCGGCGCCGCTGTCCGCGGCCGAGGTCGCAGCCCTTGCCCCGGCCTCGATCGAGGCGGGAGTGGATGACCTGCTGCATGCCGTGGCCGAGGGGCGGCGGGCCGAGGTCGCGCCGCTGCTGCGGCGGCTCGAGGCGCAGGGCGTGAATGCGGTCACGCTCTGCATCGGCGCGCTCCGCCACTTCCGCAACCTGCACCGGATCGCGACGGGGGCGGAGGCGGGGCGGCCCACCTACAACCCGCGGCGCGAGCAGATGCAACGCCAGTCGCAGCGGTGGGGGGTGCAGCGGCTGGAGGAGGCGCTTCGGCTGCTGGTGGAGACCGACCTGACGCTGCGGTCGACAAGCCGGGCCCCGGCCATGGCCGTGATGGAGCGCGCGCTGATCCGTCTGTGCAACCACCGCTGA
- a CDS encoding porin codes for MNRLSVLALAAAVAATPAIAEMTGATVDFGHSAFTEDSDIAKTSLGGSVDFAFGPSFGVQGDLGYSRLHGIEDDATSGALHGLFYVNPETALGIFYGIEDVAGDSVDFYGFEVGQRSDTFDVEAHVGRADNSGLTGSMMGLEGSVLLSGSFGLGGKIQHLDIEGLDTTRFGLTGDYTLPNGLALTAEVGALDADDLGLDGSEPYVGIGARFDFGPNRGTMFSRRSLLSVTPGL; via the coding sequence ATGAACAGGCTTTCCGTGCTCGCCCTCGCGGCGGCCGTGGCCGCGACTCCGGCCATCGCCGAGATGACGGGCGCCACAGTGGATTTCGGCCATTCCGCCTTTACCGAGGACAGCGACATCGCCAAGACGAGCCTCGGCGGGTCGGTCGATTTCGCCTTCGGGCCAAGCTTCGGCGTGCAGGGCGATCTGGGCTACAGCAGGCTGCACGGCATCGAGGACGACGCGACGTCGGGCGCGCTGCACGGGCTTTTCTATGTGAATCCCGAGACGGCCCTTGGCATCTTTTACGGCATCGAGGATGTCGCCGGCGACAGCGTGGATTTCTACGGCTTCGAGGTCGGCCAGCGCAGCGACACCTTCGACGTCGAAGCCCATGTCGGCCGCGCGGACAATTCGGGGCTCACCGGCTCGATGATGGGGCTGGAGGGAAGCGTCCTGCTTTCCGGCAGCTTCGGGCTGGGCGGCAAGATCCAGCACCTCGACATCGAGGGGCTGGATACCACGCGGTTCGGCCTGACCGGCGACTACACGCTGCCGAACGGTCTGGCGCTGACGGCCGAGGTCGGCGCGCTGGATGCGGACGATCTGGGCCTCGATGGTTCCGAGCCTTATGTCGGGATCGGCGCGCGCTTCGACTTCGGCCCGAACCGCGGCACCATGTTCAGCCGGCGCAGCCTGCTTTCGGTGACCCCGGGGCTCTAG